The Culex pipiens pallens isolate TS chromosome 2, TS_CPP_V2, whole genome shotgun sequence DNA window AATATTGATCTTGATCAGATGTTGATCGACGTGCTGAAGAGTCTCAGCATACAACTGTTGGAGGGTGGTCCTACCAGCGGCCTGGGTGAGATGATTCATCCAGAGTCCGTTCCGATGCACACGTTGGCACGGTTCCTGTTCGCATCGCTGCTCAACCAGTATCCAGATCTGGCGTTCAACATCGGTCTACGCGCGATGAGATTCCCCATCCTGGAAAACGTGAACGAGGGTTCGATCAACGGGATCGAGATGCAGCACAACAACTTTATGCAGTCGCCGTACCCTCGTTGGTGGACACTCGGTCACCTGGAGACGCAACAGTGCTCGCTCAGCTCGACAATGATGAGTGCGGCCAAGGGCGATACCAAGCGGCTGTCTGCCGTGCTGGAAAACGCCCGTCGCAACATCCACAGCTCGTCGCATTTGTTCAAGGTAACTTGATCGCTTGAGTGGCCGGAACCGCGTTCTAACAGGctcctttttttctctcttttcagTTGGCCCAGGACGCGTTCCGATTTGCCACGCCGGAGAACGGCCCCCGCAGCCAAACGCTGCTCGGGGTCGCGTTCGAGCTGGGTCTTCAGGTTATGCGCATGACGCTGACCTGCCTGAACTGGCGCCGCCGCGAGATGGTCCGCTGGCTGGTTACGTGCGCGTCCCACGTCGGTCTCGAGGCCCTCATGTCGATCATGCAGAATTGGTAAgttgatcgagattttttttcctcatgaGTGAAACTAGATCGGGAGACAAAATTCCAGTAGGGGAAAACCGCGAACAACGACCCAGTCTTTGTCcttgggtgtagaattccactttgaACTTTTTCAAGTGCGCTTGCAAATTGTGAAAACCTTGGACACTAAAGTTGGATACATACCTTGGTTCCGACTCGGGATAACTCGGGAATCGGCGACCAAAGTTACATCCGTCCACTATCTTCAAGAGCTTGTAAAAAGCCGTTGTGtccgtggtgttcttcaccaccagctggttgcttttgtttactactcctgctgggctggcattgttgttgtttttgttttccgcTAGCTGACTGAACTTGTTGTGGTTGGGCAGATTCTGCTCCACTTTTCCTTCTCGGACCACAGCTCCGGTGACCTCAACGATCATTTTTTCGCTTCCGATTCACGGATATGGCATGAAAACTcctccacctccatccgtcaCACACTTCAAGGCACGCTACGCTTCTTTCATGCTGAGGATCGAGACTGATTTGCTTAAATACTACGCAAAATCGGGTACACACTAAATGATTTCAACGCGATTTTGTCCCTCCTTTGCGCAGGTACCACCTCTTCACGCCAACGGAGGCCACCGGTCCGGTCGCGACCACCATCATGTCACACTCGACGATCATGCGCCTGAATCTGAACTTCCGCCAGCAGGACGAGCTGTCGAACTGTGCGCGAACGCTGGCCCTGCAGTGCGCCACCAAGGATCCGCCCAACTGCGCGTTGAATGCGCTCACGCTGTGCGAAAACGACGCGATGGCCTTCGAGACGGCGTACCACATTGTGATTGACGCCGCGACACATATCATGACTTCGAGTCAGCTGTTTACGATCGCACGGTAAGTTTTGCCCGAGGAGGGAGTTGGCGTCACGCGGATCTTACCGTATGTTTTTTGCTCCCACAGATACATGGAACACCGAGGCTACCCGTCGCGGGCGTACAACCTGGCGATGCTCGCCATGAAGAACGTCCAGCTGCAGTACAACCAGGACACCCATCCGGCCATCAACGACATCCACTGGGCCTGTGCGCTGTCGCACTCGCTCGGCAAGGCCGAACTGTCCAAGATGATTCCGCTGGTGATCAAGAACGTCCAGTGTGCCACCGTGCTGTCGGACATTCTGCGCCGCTGTAGCGTTCCGACGCACGGCATGCACAACTTTAACGCCCATGGCAGAGGTACGTGATTGGTCGTGGAGAATTGTCgtgattttatatttaaaatcatttttttttctcataggcAACAACATGCGCCAGTGTATGAAGCTGAGCTACGATCGCGAACCGCTGAATCAACTGCTTGAGGCCGCTGTCTCTGCCTACGTCAACACAACCCACTCCAGGTAAGATCGCGCGTTTCAGCGTGGGGTGCCAACTGTACTAAACGTTTTCTCACCCCCTGTTCCAGACTTTCGCACATTTCGCCGCGCCACTACAGCGACTTTATCGACTTTCTTAGCAAGGCGCGGGACACGTTCATGCTGGCCCGGGACGGTCCGGCCCACTTTTCGCGCCTGATCGAGAACATTACCATCGCGTACAAGGGCAAAAAGAAGCTGGTGCGCCAGGTGCGCCAGCGGTTCCAGTTTGTCTAATGACAATGACTTCGACTGCTAAAACAAAAGAATGAAGAAGACACTTTTGAAACTATTCATAGCTAGAATAACAAATTATAATGCAAGTAGGTATTCATTTCAGTTGAAATgggcttagttttttttattattatttccgATCTTTGATTTCGTTTAGGAAATGAAAAGCAGTATTACAATTCGTAAAGACGTTCTTCCAACTTTGTTTATTCACGTTTATTTGTTAATCgtttcaatattattctttcTTGACAAATACCTGATTGTTATACAACCTTTGGTTCACCACCTTTGAGTGATGATTATTTGCGTAGCAAAATTCTCTCGACGTGCAACACTCGTTAacgcattttcagttgaacaggcgaa harbors:
- the LOC120425455 gene encoding uncharacterized protein LOC120425455, whose protein sequence is MIVEVTGAVVREGKVEQNLPNHNKFSQLAENKNNNNASPAGVVNKSNQLVVKNTTDTTAFYKLLKIVDGCNFGRRFPSYPESEPRDIQQLLQLQIKAARNPVRLQLGGCKSQFSSVPSTKYKTCSPTTDPVRAL